In Actinoplanes lobatus, the DNA window GCCGTCGCAACTGGTGTCGCTACCGGCACGTCCGCAAGGCGGCGACCGGAGGGGGTGCAGATGACGCTCGCTGAGGTGTTTCGTCATGTCGAGACGTTGGACGGTGACCCGTGGCCGTCAGTGCGTGAGCTGGCCATGAGCGGAGACGGCTCGCTGATCCCGCCCGTTCAGGCCGCGCTGGAACGGTATCTCGACGAGGGCAACTGGTACGGCCGGGACCTCATGGTCTACATCCTGGCCGGCCTTCGCGGGGTTGCCGCCTTCCCGCTGCTGCTGCGTGCCTTCGCCCGTCCCCTGCGGGGTAACGACCTCGACAATTTCTGCGCATGGCTGGCCGACATCATGGAGACGGACCCGGCGGCGTGCCGTCCCACCATCATGTCGTTCATCGCCACCGGCCATCGCGACCTGCGCAGTGCCGGGCTGTGGGCCCTCGGCCATGTCGTCCAGCCCAGCGACGTGGAACTGCTGCGGCAGGCGCTGGCCGACCCCGACCCAAGGATCCGTCAAGACGCGCTTGGCGCGCTGGGAGTGCCGCGACCCGCCGCGACCTGAAGGCCCGCTGCGCACGGCATACAGGTCGTCGGCGGTTGCGCGGCAAGATGCCGAAACCTCAGCGGGGCTGACATGACTGGCTACTCAAACAAGGGACGCCTGTGTCGTGTCGACGATGGCCGGTACTCTCGGCTCGAACAGGCACGTCCACCTCATCTGGGGAGATCATTGTGCGTCTGCGAACTGTGGTCCTGACCATCACGGCATTCGTGCTCGCCACCATCGCTGCCATCCTGGCCAGCCCGGGCGCCGCCATGGCCGGTTACACCTGGTCCAACTGAGGCGCGCGGAGCCCACCGCCCACGTGGCGCTGGTGG includes these proteins:
- a CDS encoding HEAT repeat domain-containing protein, translated to MTLAEVFRHVETLDGDPWPSVRELAMSGDGSLIPPVQAALERYLDEGNWYGRDLMVYILAGLRGVAAFPLLLRAFARPLRGNDLDNFCAWLADIMETDPAACRPTIMSFIATGHRDLRSAGLWALGHVVQPSDVELLRQALADPDPRIRQDALGALGVPRPAAT